The Dromaius novaehollandiae isolate bDroNov1 chromosome 5, bDroNov1.hap1, whole genome shotgun sequence genome window below encodes:
- the NFKBIA gene encoding NF-kappa-B inhibitor alpha, with the protein MISARRAAELPAMEGREAPRKERAAAPPQDDRHDSGLDSMKDEEYRQLVQELQDIRLQPRDAPAWPQGDPPPHAWAQQLTEDGDTFLHLAIIHEEKALSLEVIRQMAGDRPFLNFQNNLSQTPLHLAVITDQPEIAENLLKAGCDPEIRDFRGNTPLHIACEQGSLRSVSVLTQYCQEHHLFSVLQATNYNGHTCLHLASIQGYLAVVEYLLSLGADVNAQEPCNGRTALHLAVDLQNSDLVSLLVKHGADVNKVTYQGYSPYQLTWGRDNSSIQEQLKQLTTADLQMLPESEDEESSESESEFTEDELIYDDCLIGGRQLAF; encoded by the exons ATGAtcagcgcccgccgcgccgccgagcTGCCGGCCATGGAGGGCCGCGAGGCGCCGCGCAAGGagcgcgcggcggcgccgccgcagGACGACCGCCACGACAGCGGGCTGGACTCCATGAAGGACGAGGAGTACCGGCAGCtcgtgcaggagctgcaggacatcCGCCTCCAGCCCCGCGACGCCCCGGCCTGGCCGCAGGGCGACCCGCCGCCGCACGCCTGGGCCCAGCAGCTCACCGAGGACGGCGACAC TTTTCTCCACTTGGCGATCATTCACGAAGAGAAGGCCCTGAGCCTGGAGGTGATCCGGCAGATGGCCGGTGACCGGCCCTTCCTCAACTTCCAGAACAACCTCAGCCAG ACTCCGCTTCACCTGGCTGTTATCACTGATCAACCTGAAATTGCTGAGAATCTTCTGAAGGCCGGATGTGACCCAGAAATCAGAGACTTCCGAGGGAACACGCCACTCCATATCGCCTGTGAGCAGGGCTCCCTCAGAAGTGTCAGCGTCCTCACACAGTACTGCCAGGAGCACCACCTTTTCTCTGTCCTGCAGGCAACCAACTACAATG GACACACATGTCTCCATTTGGCATCTATTCAAGGGTATCTGGCTGTCGTTGAATACTTGCTGTCCTTAGGAGCAGATGTAAATGCTCAG GAGCCATGCAATGGCAGAACTGCACTACACTTGGCTGTAGACCTGCAGAATTCAGACCTGGTGTCACTTCTGGTGAAACATGGGGCAGATGTGAATAAAGTGACCTACCAGGGCTATTCCCCGTATCAGCTCACGTGGGGAAGAGACAACTCCAGCATACAGGAACAGCTGAAGCAGTTGACCACAGCTGACCTGCAAATGTTGCCCGAAAGTGAGGACGAGGAGAGCAGTGAATCGGAATCTGAATTCACAGAGGATGAA cttatATATGATGACTGCCTTATTGGAGGACGACAGCTGGCATTTTAA